A single Filimonas effusa DNA region contains:
- a CDS encoding response regulator transcription factor: MTYIGIIEKEEGALCHIKTSALNTEGVSMAFTCSSFRGYHALPEISRKADIIIVGPTTDLEGLNTLVRINKEQPKAELILVLTGSNEQLVLKAIKAGVVGFLNDGFTQPLFHACITHVKAGQSFLTADLQRRLFNLLHIEHMHCEDRAKPNLLTEREADIVRLILKGYTNKEIGECLFISHHTVNEHLKRVFRKLNVNSRVKLINKVVADFNLKE, from the coding sequence ATGACCTATATAGGTATTATTGAAAAAGAAGAAGGTGCACTTTGTCATATTAAAACCAGCGCGCTGAATACGGAGGGGGTTAGCATGGCATTCACATGTTCTTCGTTCCGGGGGTATCATGCGCTGCCTGAAATAAGCCGAAAGGCCGATATCATTATTGTTGGGCCAACCACAGATCTCGAGGGCTTAAATACGCTGGTCAGAATAAATAAAGAACAACCAAAGGCTGAGTTGATACTGGTTTTAACCGGCTCAAATGAGCAACTCGTGCTTAAGGCCATAAAAGCAGGCGTAGTAGGGTTTCTTAATGATGGATTCACTCAGCCTTTGTTTCATGCTTGTATAACTCATGTTAAGGCAGGTCAGAGCTTTCTTACTGCCGATCTGCAACGAAGGTTATTTAACCTGCTTCACATTGAACACATGCATTGTGAAGACAGGGCAAAACCAAATCTGCTTACCGAAAGAGAAGCCGATATTGTAAGGCTTATCCTGAAAGGATATACCAATAAAGAAATAGGAGAGTGCCTGTTTATTTCACATCACACCGTTAATGAGCATCTGAAACGCGTATTCCGTAAACTGAATGTAAACTCCAGGGTAAAACTAATTAATAAGGTAGTAGCTGACTTTAATTTGAAAGAATAA
- a CDS encoding phosphatase PAP2 family protein: MLQWWESLDKAAFTAVNGTWSVSWLDGLMLLMRNPLTWIPLYAFMLIWSFVKIKPLFWWFLVLTILTFSITDFGSSSLLKPFFGRLRPCYDPDLQDTIRSLVSCGGRYSLPSSHAANHFGLAMFWFRAVLLVTGKKWNWVWIWAFIIGYAQVYVGKHFPFDILAGATLGMLAGWGVSALFGYFSARNSPVLS, translated from the coding sequence ATGTTACAATGGTGGGAATCCCTGGATAAGGCCGCATTTACTGCTGTCAACGGAACCTGGAGTGTCAGTTGGTTAGATGGGCTGATGTTATTAATGAGAAATCCGCTTACATGGATTCCTTTGTATGCTTTCATGTTGATCTGGTCCTTTGTTAAGATCAAGCCATTGTTCTGGTGGTTTCTTGTACTTACCATATTAACCTTTTCCATCACGGATTTTGGAAGCAGCAGCTTATTAAAACCTTTCTTTGGCCGGCTACGGCCTTGTTACGATCCGGATCTTCAGGATACCATCCGCAGCCTGGTTAGTTGCGGTGGTCGCTATTCGCTTCCTTCTTCGCATGCGGCCAATCATTTCGGACTGGCTATGTTCTGGTTTCGCGCAGTGCTTTTAGTCACCGGTAAAAAATGGAACTGGGTATGGATCTGGGCATTCATCATAGGATATGCGCAGGTGTATGTAGGGAAACATTTTCCTTTCGATATCCTCGCAGGTGCCACGTTGGGTATGTTGGCCGGATGGGGCGTTTCGGCATTGTTTGGCTATTTTAGCGCCCGTAATTCTCCCGTTCTATCATGA
- a CDS encoding DUF6496 domain-containing protein, whose product MAKYSEKSQKKVARAMKEMKQGKLKSGNSNKKVTNPKQAIAIGLSEARKEGAKTPAPPKKAAKKVARKKTAKKVARKTSTTRTGVKKAAKKTVKKVSRKSAPKKAAKKTARKKVAKKTARKTTSKR is encoded by the coding sequence ATGGCAAAGTATTCTGAAAAAAGCCAGAAGAAAGTGGCGAGAGCCATGAAAGAAATGAAACAAGGCAAATTAAAAAGCGGCAACAGCAACAAAAAAGTCACCAATCCTAAACAGGCAATTGCGATAGGCTTGTCTGAAGCGCGTAAAGAAGGGGCCAAAACACCGGCACCACCCAAGAAGGCAGCCAAGAAAGTTGCAAGGAAAAAGACAGCTAAAAAAGTTGCGCGTAAAACAAGTACTACAAGAACCGGCGTTAAAAAAGCGGCAAAGAAAACGGTTAAAAAGGTATCCAGAAAAAGTGCGCCTAAGAAAGCAGCAAAGAAGACAGCCAGGAAGAAGGTAGCGAAGAAAACAGCCAGAAAAACTACGTCGAAGCGTTAA
- a CDS encoding PorP/SprF family type IX secretion system membrane protein, with protein MRNYLNRILLVLGMAMGMGAVKAQDPNFSQYFSSPLTINPANTGFFYGNQRIVANYRRQWWGAGDPFTTATVSFDMKGDGFTGNEFDTWGLGVSALTDKSAAGMLVSNYAGLSFAYHKALDENGYSSLGLGFQASYVTRKVDLTHISFNSQFTSGGFDLNLPTGESYLAGTANHMDVSTGLLYKYDDETTAYYLGAGYMHVTQPKESILNSPDTKVPARLTLAGGVSLSVGYDSKLFLSGLYQNQANASTYAAGGAFQFGLPVQTADVCLYLGGWYSNASISPYLGMQYNTFQLGVTYDVVTSAIKTANPKNGSFELSLVYTFFQKDANEGKKIVPQF; from the coding sequence ATGAGAAACTACCTGAACAGAATACTATTGGTATTAGGGATGGCTATGGGTATGGGAGCGGTAAAGGCACAGGATCCTAACTTTTCTCAATACTTTAGCTCACCGCTAACCATCAATCCGGCTAATACCGGTTTCTTTTACGGCAACCAACGGATCGTTGCCAACTACCGCCGGCAGTGGTGGGGGGCAGGTGATCCCTTTACTACTGCAACCGTATCTTTTGATATGAAAGGCGACGGTTTTACCGGTAATGAATTTGATACCTGGGGTCTTGGTGTTTCTGCTTTAACCGATAAATCGGCTGCTGGCATGCTGGTAAGCAACTATGCAGGTTTGTCGTTTGCCTATCATAAAGCATTGGATGAAAATGGCTACTCTTCATTAGGACTTGGTTTTCAGGCTTCTTATGTGACCCGTAAGGTTGACCTTACACATATTAGCTTTAACAGCCAGTTTACCAGCGGTGGCTTCGACCTAAACCTACCAACTGGCGAAAGCTATCTTGCCGGAACTGCCAACCATATGGATGTTAGTACAGGCCTCTTATATAAATATGACGATGAAACCACAGCTTATTATTTAGGTGCAGGATACATGCACGTCACACAACCGAAAGAATCCATTCTTAATTCGCCCGATACAAAAGTTCCTGCCAGGCTAACATTGGCAGGAGGTGTTTCTTTATCTGTTGGATATGATAGTAAGTTGTTTCTGAGCGGCTTATACCAAAACCAGGCTAATGCCAGTACTTATGCGGCTGGTGGCGCCTTCCAGTTTGGTCTTCCAGTGCAAACTGCTGATGTTTGTTTATACTTGGGAGGCTGGTATAGTAATGCCAGTATTTCTCCTTATCTTGGAATGCAATACAATACGTTCCAGTTAGGAGTTACTTACGATGTGGTTACTTCAGCTATCAAAACTGCCAATCCCAAAAACGGCAGCTTTGAATTATCGCTCGTCTACACCTTTTTCCAAAAGGATGCTAATGAGGGTAAGAAAATAGTGCCACAGTTCTAA
- a CDS encoding ArnT family glycosyltransferase: MKITAQRFWQLLVLVAVLLNATGLLSEILEPDGALYATISKRMVLTGDWVNLYGNGSDWLDKPHMPFWLAAIGMKCFGITAFGYKLPAFLCFLAGLWYTWKLAALLYDEQTAWLTAVIYSTALHTLLANFDVRAEPYLTAFIIAATYYLYRHVREQRGLHLLLAAFFSALAIMTKGIFVLLSIGGGFVIWWMLSAQWKEFIRLRWWIFLLLTLLLITPELYCLYVQFDMHPEKLVFERTGVSGIHFFFWDSQFGRFFNSGPIKGQGDPSFFLHTTLWAFLPWSVFLYLAVVKLCRTKEPANRHRWIIWGAAALSFLLFSLSSFQLPHYIVILFPHFAMITAAYLLQVKKQSTIKALGIIQYILMGILVVLFTVLVLYPSLVHRPVLLLLPVAAVACLFFRKRGVMNLAGRGLVFAALLFVFMNLFFYPALLHYQAGMEAGKWMKEKQPGARPVMLQSVLYSFEFYAPGLVEYARSEDDLERLAGKYHTLVVLVSAKLWPQLRDSMPEVRPLQQLNQFHISQLTGAFLNPEKRPDVLEKFILVRIQKN, encoded by the coding sequence ATGAAGATAACTGCGCAACGCTTCTGGCAATTACTCGTTTTAGTGGCTGTATTATTGAATGCCACAGGTCTGCTGAGCGAAATCCTGGAACCAGATGGTGCCCTCTACGCCACCATCTCCAAAAGAATGGTACTTACAGGCGACTGGGTAAACCTTTATGGCAATGGTTCCGACTGGCTCGACAAACCACACATGCCCTTTTGGTTAGCGGCAATAGGTATGAAATGTTTTGGTATAACAGCCTTTGGCTATAAACTGCCTGCATTCTTATGCTTCCTGGCGGGATTATGGTATACCTGGAAACTGGCAGCCTTATTATACGATGAGCAAACGGCATGGTTAACAGCTGTTATTTACAGTACCGCACTGCATACTTTGCTTGCTAACTTCGACGTAAGGGCAGAACCCTATCTTACTGCATTTATTATTGCGGCTACCTATTATCTATATCGCCATGTTAGGGAACAGCGAGGCCTGCACCTGCTTTTGGCTGCATTCTTCTCTGCACTGGCGATCATGACAAAAGGTATTTTTGTATTACTGTCAATAGGAGGAGGCTTTGTTATATGGTGGATGCTTTCTGCACAATGGAAGGAATTTATCCGCCTGCGCTGGTGGATCTTTTTACTGCTTACTTTATTGCTCATAACACCCGAACTCTATTGTTTATATGTTCAGTTCGACATGCACCCCGAAAAACTGGTGTTCGAAAGAACAGGGGTTTCCGGTATCCACTTTTTCTTCTGGGATAGCCAGTTCGGCCGTTTTTTCAATAGCGGCCCTATTAAAGGACAAGGCGATCCGTCTTTCTTCTTGCATACAACCCTCTGGGCCTTTTTACCGTGGTCGGTATTTTTATATCTAGCAGTTGTGAAACTATGCCGTACAAAAGAACCTGCTAATCGTCATCGGTGGATCATATGGGGCGCTGCGGCCTTAAGCTTTTTATTATTCTCTCTATCCAGCTTCCAGTTGCCGCACTATATCGTGATCCTGTTCCCGCATTTTGCCATGATCACGGCAGCTTACCTGCTGCAGGTAAAAAAACAATCTACTATCAAAGCATTAGGTATTATACAATACATTCTGATGGGCATCCTCGTGGTATTGTTTACAGTACTGGTCTTATATCCCTCTTTGGTGCACCGGCCGGTATTATTGCTGTTGCCCGTTGCAGCCGTAGCATGCCTTTTCTTCAGGAAAAGAGGTGTAATGAACCTCGCAGGCAGGGGATTGGTATTTGCTGCTTTATTATTTGTTTTCATGAACCTGTTTTTTTACCCCGCACTTTTGCATTATCAGGCCGGAATGGAGGCGGGAAAATGGATGAAAGAAAAACAACCCGGAGCCAGGCCGGTTATGTTGCAGTCGGTACTCTATAGTTTTGAATTTTATGCTCCTGGCCTGGTAGAATATGCGCGGTCTGAAGATGACCTGGAACGGCTTGCCGGTAAATATCATACGCTGGTGGTTTTGGTTTCGGCAAAATTATGGCCTCAATTAAGGGATAGTATGCCGGAGGTACGTCCTTTGCAACAGCTTAATCAGTTTCATATCAGCCAATTAACCGGAGCGTTTTTAAACCCCGAAAAAAGGCCGGATGTCCTCGAAAAATTCATTTTAGTGCGAATTCAGAAGAATTAA